A stretch of DNA from Paenibacillus sp. FSL W8-0186:
AAGGCAGAGGATGTAGCCAAAGCCGTAGGGAAGGATGTATTCGTAACTACATATGAACCGGTAGAAGGTCTGAAGGAATTTGAAGGCCGGCTTCTTTCTTTTGACAATTATGAACTGGTCATTGCCGTAGGAAAGAAGAATTATGCCATTCCATATAACAAAGTTGCCAGCGCAAGGTTGGCCATCATTTTTTAATGACCTGAACGGGAAGATGAAAGGGGGAACTTGAGGCAGATGAGTATGGATTTTATTGAAGCCTTAAATGAGTTGGAAAGGGAGAAAGGAATCAGCAAGGACATTTTGTTCGAAGCGATCGAAGCAGCTCTGATTTCCAGCTACAAACGCAATTTTAACACGGCACAGAACGTTCGCGTCGATATGAATCGCCACACCGGGGCAATTAAAGTATTTGCCCGCAAGCTGGTTGTCGAAGAAGTGCTGGATCCCCGGACGGAAATTTCACTGTCGGCCGCCCGTGAGATTAATCCAAGCTTTCAATTGGACGATATTTCCGAGATCGAGGTCACGCCTCGCGATTTCGGGCGCATCGCTGCACAGACAGCTAAGCAAGTTGTGACCCAGCGTATCCGCGAAGCAGAGCGGGGATTGATTTACAACGCATTTATCGAGAAGGAAGAGGATATCGTTACGGGGATCGTGCAGCGTCAGGATCAACGCAACGTGTATGTGGATCTGGGCAAAATCGAGGCCCATCTTCCGCTGAATGAACTCATGCCTAACGAGAAGTTCAAGCATGGCGACCGGATCAAGGCGTACATCACGAAAGTAGAGAATACGACCAAGGGGCCGCAAATTCTGCTATCCCGCACGCATCCGGGACTGCTGAAGCGTCTGTTCGAGCTTGAAGTGCCGGAGATATTTGACGGCGTCGTTGAGATTCGCTCCGTAGCGCGTGAAGCTGGATTCCGTTCCAAAATCGCGGTTTACTCCCGCAATAGCGAAGTGGATCCGGTTGGCTCTTGCGTAGGCCCTAAGGGGACTCGCGTCCAAACAATCGTGAACGAGCTTCGCGGTGAGAAAATCGATATCGTGCGTTATTCCGAGAATGTTGAGGAATATGTAGCTAACGCGCTTAGCCCTTCGAAGGTGCTGGAAGTTCAGGTATTCGAAGAGGAGAAGATGGCCCGGGTGATCGTTCCCGATTACCAGCTTTCGCTCGCTATCGGTATTAAAGGACAGAATGCGCGTCTTGCAGCGAAGCTGACGGGATGGAAGATCGACATTAAGAGCGAGAGTCAAGCGGAAGAGGAATTTGGAAGAGAGAAGACCGATTCTGGCGAAATGCCGCAGGATTCCGTCTCCGTCGATTAACTTCAACCTCTAATGCAAGTATGTAAGGGGGGCGATGGAAATGAAGCCTAGAAAGATTCCGCTGCGCAAATGCGTGGCTTGTAACGAAATGAAGCCCAAGAAATCGCTGATTCGCGTCGTTCGTTCTCCCGAGGGAGAGGTATCGATTGATTTGACCGGCAAAAAATCTGGCCGCGGCGCTTATTTATGCGGCCAAGCGTCCTGCTTCAAACTGGCTCATAAGAACCGGGCTTTGGACAGGGCGCTGAAATCTCCGGTGGGCGCGGAGGTTTATGAGCAATTGGCACGGGACTTCCTTGCGGTCGAGGATGAGTTCATTGCTGAACGCGACCGGGAAGAGGATGCGGATGAGTAAGGTGCTGTCCGGGCTTGGCCTAGCGATGCGGGCAGGCAAAGTAGTTACCGGGGACGAGAGCGTTCTTAAGGCAGTTCGCTCCGGGGAGGCTAGTCTTGTAATCGTTGCAGAGGATGCGTCGGAGAATGCCCGCAAGAAATTTCGCGACAAGTGCGCAACCTATAAAATTCCACTGATCATCGGATTCGGCCGTGAAGAGCTTGGCTCTAGCGTCGGCAAGCCGGAACGGGTCGTTCTGGCTCTGATCGATCAGGGATTTGCCGATATGATTCGGAAAACGATCGTGAAAACGTCGGAGGTGGAGTATATTGAGTAAACAAGAGAACAAAGATAAGCTCAGGGTATATGAATATGCGAAGTCGCTCAATATGAGCAGTAAGGAAATTATTACAATTCTTAAGCGGTTGAACATTCCGGTCAATAACCACATGAGTGTGATGGAGAATGATGCTGTAACACGGGTAGAGCAGTTTTTCAAAGATATTAAGAGCAATGCCGCTGCCAAAAGGGAAGGTTCCGAGCCTGTGAAATCTCCTGCCAAATCGTCGGCTCCCGCTTCCGCAGGAGGAAGTCAATCGCCGAAAACCGGGACCGGTACGAATGCCGGTCAGCGTGAAGATCAAGGGCAGAGCCTTAGAACCAGCAGCAGCGGATCAAGCAACACCAAAAATCAACAAGAAAAGCAGGTAAGTATGAATAATAGAACAAATAACGCAAATACATCCTCCTCGGGAGGAGCACAAGCAACGCAGGAAAGAAATAACCGTCCAAGCGGCGGACATCAGCAGGGGAATCGCAATAATTCCCAGGGTAACCGGGGTTCCCAGCAAGCTGGCGGACAACGTTCAAACGCCGGTTCAAGCGGCCCGCGGGCGGGACAGGGCACAGGCCATGCATCGTCCCAAGGGAACCGCAATCAAGCTTCGGCGCCACGCCAGGAGAATTCTAACAAGGATAATGCCCGCAAAGGGAATAATAATAACAGACCAGGTCAAAGACGTTTTGACGATAACAGACCGGGGAATTTCAAGAATAACCGCGGCGGTAAAGGCGGCAGAGGTGGTAAAGGTGCTCCGCAGCCGCCTCGCGAGAAAATTGACAACACACCGAAGAAAATTATTGTTCGCGGCAACATGACTGTTGGCGAAGCAGCCAAGCTTCTGCATAAGGACGCTTCCGAAGTTATCAAGAAGCTCATCATGCTCGGCGTCATGGCGACGATCAACCAAGAGCTGGACATTGATACGATTCTCCTGCTCGCCGGTGACTTCGGCGTAGAGGTTGAAGTGAAAATTCCGGTTGAGGAAGATCGTTTCGAGACCGTCGAAGAGAACGATGATGAGGCGGATTTGAGAGAACGTCCTCCAGTTGTAACGATTATGGGACACGTCGACCATGGTAAGACGACGCTTCTCGACGCCATTCGTTCGACAAATGTCAGCAGCGGCGAGGCTGGCGGTATTACCCAGCATATTGGTGCTTACCAGGTAGAGATTAATAATAAAAAGATTACGTTCCTGGATACTCCGGGGCACGAAGCGTTTACGGCGATGCGTGCCCGCGGTGCCCAATTAACAGATATTACTATTATCGTCGTCGCGGCAGACGACGGCGTCATGCCGCAAACGGTGGAAGCGGTCAACCACGCCAAAGCTGCTGGCCTGCCGATTATCGTGGCTGTCAACAAGATCGACAAGCCGACGGCCAATCCAGATAAAGTGAAGCAGGAACTGACGGAGTATGGTCTCGTTCCAGAGGAGTGGGGCGGAGATACGATCTTCGTCAACGTATCCGCGAAGCAAAGAATGGGATTGGAAGATTTGCTGGAAATGATTCTTCTCGTAGCGGAAGTTAATGAATATAAAGCGAATCCGGAAAAACGCGCGCGCGGTGCGGTTATCGAGGCCGAGCTGGACAAGAGCCGCGGACCGGTTGCCCGCGTGCTCGTGCAGCACGGTACGCTGAAAGTCGGCGATGCGTTCGTAGCTGGTAACTGCTTTGGCCGTATCCGGGCTATGGTCAATGATAAAGGCCGCCGCATCAAGGAAGCCGGGCCGTCCACACCGGTAGAAATTACAGGCTTAACGGAAGTACCGCTGGCTGGCGATCCGTTCATGGTATTCGAGGACGAGCGCAAAGCCCGTTCCATTGCCGAGAAGCGCGCCATTACCCATCGCCAATCCGAGCTGGGCGGCAATACGCGCGTTACGCTCGATGATTTGTTCCGCCATATCAAGGAAGGCGAGATCAAAGATCTTAACGTCATCATTAAGGCAGACGTGCAAGGCTCTGTAGAGGCGCTTAAAGGCTCCTTGGAGAAAATCGAAGTGGAAGGCGTACGCGTGAAAATCATTCACAGCGGTGCAGGCGCCATCACGGAATCTGACATCATCCTTGCAGCTGCTTCCAATGCGATCGTAATCGGCTTCAACGTTCGTCCGGATAACCAGACGAAGGCGACGGCCGAGCAGGAGAAGGTGGATATTCGTCTCCACCGCGTCATCTATAAAGCGATCGAAGAAATCGAGCAGGCGATGAAAGGGATGCTTGATCCTGAATATAAAGAAGTTGTCATTGGTCATGCCGAAGTTCGCGATACGTTCAAGCTTAGCCGCGTAGGCACGATTGCGGGCTGTATGGTAACTTCCGGTAAAATTACGCGCAATGCCGAAACCCGCCTCATTCGCGACGGAATCGTCGTATATGAAGGCAAAATCGACTCGCTCAAACGCTTCAAGGACGATGCGAAGGAAGTCGCTCAAGGCTACGAGTGCGGTATTACCCTTGATAACTTTAATGACATTAAAGAGGGCGACGTCATCGAAGCATTTATTATGGAGGCCGTCGAACGGAAGTAAGGTGAGGTGACAACAATGGCTAAAAATCGTACTGGCCGCGTAGGCGAACAGATCAAGAAAGAGCTCAGCCTGCTCATTCAGAATGAGGTCAAGGATCCTCGGATCGGATTTGTCACGGTGACTGGCGTCGACGTGACAAGCGATCTTTCGCAGGCGAAGGTATACATCAGTGTTTTCGGCGACGAGGAGAAGAAGTCGGAATCGCTGAAAGGGCTGGAGAAAGCAATCGGTTTTCTGCGGACCGAGCTTGGCAAGCGGATGCGTTTGCGTCACACACCAGAATTGATCTTTAAAGTCGATGAGTCGATTGAATATGGCAGCCGTATTGAGAAGCTGCTTGGCGAGATTACGCAAGACGAGGATAAATGAATTTAAAGGAGACGGCAATGCAGACCAATGAACAGGAGTTCCTACAGGTAGAGCACTTTCTGAAGGATCATGATGATTTCCTGGTAGTGTCGCATGTACAGCCGGACGGAGATGCAGTCAGTTCCACCCTTGTGGTGGGCTGGCTTCTCTCATGTCTGGGTAAGAATTACGTTATGGTCAACGAAGGGCCGATTCCTCAGCGTATGTCGTACCTGCTGCATTCGGATCGCATCATGGATCTGTCAGTGACCCCTCTAGGCAAAACTTATAAACATATTATCTGTGTTGATTGCGCTGATTTCCGCAGAGTCGGAAAAGCCAGCGAATATTTTGCGCCGGACGCAGAAATTTTGAACATTGATCATCATCCGACTAATGATGGCTTCGGCGGCATTAACCTTATCGTACCTGAAGCCGCAGCCACGGTTCAGGTGCTGTATGAGCTGGTGAAACGGCTGAAATTCGGGCTCGATCGGGACGTGGCTACAGCGCTGTATACCGGTCTTTTAACCGATACAGGTGGATTCCGTTATTCCAGCACCTCCCCCAAAGTGATGGCTATCGCATCTGATCTATTGACATATGGGGTAGATGGACCGGGATTGTCGCAACTGCTGCTGGAAGAAATGACTTTGGCACAAATTCGGCTGCTGACTAGAGCTTTAAATGGACTGCAGATGACAGAGGACGGCAAGATCAGCTGGGTTACGATCGATGACGAGGACATGGAGTTGTCCGGGGCCATCCATGAGGATCTGGAGGGGATTGTGAATTACCCCCGCAATATTCAAGGCGTTGAGGTTGGCTTGCTGTTCAAGGTGATTGATGATAATGCCGTGAAGGTGAGTATGAGGTCGGCTGGCAAGGTTGACGTAGCAGCTGTTGCTCAAAGCTTTGGTGGAGGCGGTCATGTTCGTGCCGCAGGAGTACGGATGCAAGGGAGTCTAGACGAGGTTGTCTCGCAGATTGTAGAGCAGGTGAAGGCCCGATTATGAAGCATAATTCCTATGAAGGAATACTTGCCGTCCATAAGCCGGCAGGATTCACCTCACACGACGTTGTGGCCAAAACCCGTGGCATATTAAAAATGAAAAGAATCGGCCATACCGGAACGCTGGACCCGGCGGTTACCGGGGTGCTGCCCCTTTGCCTCGGACGGGCGACCCGAATGGTGGAGTACCTGCAGGAGCTGCCCAAGGAATATGAAGCTACGCTGTATCTCGGTATCGCCACCGATACGGAGGACATGTCAGGCTCAATCATTGAACGCAAGGAAGGGATCAGCCTTACGGAGGAAGAGGTTAGAGCGGCTTTAGGCCAGTTTGTCGGGACGATATCCCAAGTACCGCCGATGTATTCCGCTTTAAAGCAGGACGGGAAACGTCTATACGAATTAGCACGGGAAGGTAAGACGGTTGAGCGTAAAGCAAGGGAAGTTACGATTGAGGAGCTAGAGCTAATCTCTTATGAGCCAGGTGGAGAATATCCGACCATTTCTTTTCGCGTGCTTTGCTCCAAAGGGACGTATATCCGTACGCTGTGCGTCGATATCGGCCGTACGCTAGGCGTACCGGCTGCAATGGCCGAGCTGAAAAGGACGGTCTCGGCGGGGATTACGGAAGACCAGTGCTTGACGCTTGAAGAAATAACGGCTCTGGCGGCAGATGGGATATTGGAAGAACGGCTTATTCCTGTAGACCGGGCCGTGAGTCATCTTCCGGCGCATC
This window harbors:
- a CDS encoding YlxR family protein translates to MKPRKIPLRKCVACNEMKPKKSLIRVVRSPEGEVSIDLTGKKSGRGAYLCGQASCFKLAHKNRALDRALKSPVGAEVYEQLARDFLAVEDEFIAERDREEDADE
- the rbfA gene encoding 30S ribosome-binding factor RbfA — translated: MAKNRTGRVGEQIKKELSLLIQNEVKDPRIGFVTVTGVDVTSDLSQAKVYISVFGDEEKKSESLKGLEKAIGFLRTELGKRMRLRHTPELIFKVDESIEYGSRIEKLLGEITQDEDK
- the truB gene encoding tRNA pseudouridine(55) synthase TruB, coding for MKHNSYEGILAVHKPAGFTSHDVVAKTRGILKMKRIGHTGTLDPAVTGVLPLCLGRATRMVEYLQELPKEYEATLYLGIATDTEDMSGSIIERKEGISLTEEEVRAALGQFVGTISQVPPMYSALKQDGKRLYELAREGKTVERKAREVTIEELELISYEPGGEYPTISFRVLCSKGTYIRTLCVDIGRTLGVPAAMAELKRTVSAGITEDQCLTLEEITALAADGILEERLIPVDRAVSHLPAHRIPEEKVKQALQGQRLSSRLLDPPVRWGENIRLYGAEGRFLGIFRGEPSTGAITPVKVFPPE
- a CDS encoding ribosomal L7Ae/L30e/S12e/Gadd45 family protein, with product MSKVLSGLGLAMRAGKVVTGDESVLKAVRSGEASLVIVAEDASENARKKFRDKCATYKIPLIIGFGREELGSSVGKPERVVLALIDQGFADMIRKTIVKTSEVEYIE
- the infB gene encoding translation initiation factor IF-2 produces the protein MSKQENKDKLRVYEYAKSLNMSSKEIITILKRLNIPVNNHMSVMENDAVTRVEQFFKDIKSNAAAKREGSEPVKSPAKSSAPASAGGSQSPKTGTGTNAGQREDQGQSLRTSSSGSSNTKNQQEKQVSMNNRTNNANTSSSGGAQATQERNNRPSGGHQQGNRNNSQGNRGSQQAGGQRSNAGSSGPRAGQGTGHASSQGNRNQASAPRQENSNKDNARKGNNNNRPGQRRFDDNRPGNFKNNRGGKGGRGGKGAPQPPREKIDNTPKKIIVRGNMTVGEAAKLLHKDASEVIKKLIMLGVMATINQELDIDTILLLAGDFGVEVEVKIPVEEDRFETVEENDDEADLRERPPVVTIMGHVDHGKTTLLDAIRSTNVSSGEAGGITQHIGAYQVEINNKKITFLDTPGHEAFTAMRARGAQLTDITIIVVAADDGVMPQTVEAVNHAKAAGLPIIVAVNKIDKPTANPDKVKQELTEYGLVPEEWGGDTIFVNVSAKQRMGLEDLLEMILLVAEVNEYKANPEKRARGAVIEAELDKSRGPVARVLVQHGTLKVGDAFVAGNCFGRIRAMVNDKGRRIKEAGPSTPVEITGLTEVPLAGDPFMVFEDERKARSIAEKRAITHRQSELGGNTRVTLDDLFRHIKEGEIKDLNVIIKADVQGSVEALKGSLEKIEVEGVRVKIIHSGAGAITESDIILAAASNAIVIGFNVRPDNQTKATAEQEKVDIRLHRVIYKAIEEIEQAMKGMLDPEYKEVVIGHAEVRDTFKLSRVGTIAGCMVTSGKITRNAETRLIRDGIVVYEGKIDSLKRFKDDAKEVAQGYECGITLDNFNDIKEGDVIEAFIMEAVERK
- a CDS encoding bifunctional oligoribonuclease/PAP phosphatase NrnA, translating into MQTNEQEFLQVEHFLKDHDDFLVVSHVQPDGDAVSSTLVVGWLLSCLGKNYVMVNEGPIPQRMSYLLHSDRIMDLSVTPLGKTYKHIICVDCADFRRVGKASEYFAPDAEILNIDHHPTNDGFGGINLIVPEAAATVQVLYELVKRLKFGLDRDVATALYTGLLTDTGGFRYSSTSPKVMAIASDLLTYGVDGPGLSQLLLEEMTLAQIRLLTRALNGLQMTEDGKISWVTIDDEDMELSGAIHEDLEGIVNYPRNIQGVEVGLLFKVIDDNAVKVSMRSAGKVDVAAVAQSFGGGGHVRAAGVRMQGSLDEVVSQIVEQVKARL
- the nusA gene encoding transcription termination factor NusA, giving the protein MSMDFIEALNELEREKGISKDILFEAIEAALISSYKRNFNTAQNVRVDMNRHTGAIKVFARKLVVEEVLDPRTEISLSAAREINPSFQLDDISEIEVTPRDFGRIAAQTAKQVVTQRIREAERGLIYNAFIEKEEDIVTGIVQRQDQRNVYVDLGKIEAHLPLNELMPNEKFKHGDRIKAYITKVENTTKGPQILLSRTHPGLLKRLFELEVPEIFDGVVEIRSVAREAGFRSKIAVYSRNSEVDPVGSCVGPKGTRVQTIVNELRGEKIDIVRYSENVEEYVANALSPSKVLEVQVFEEEKMARVIVPDYQLSLAIGIKGQNARLAAKLTGWKIDIKSESQAEEEFGREKTDSGEMPQDSVSVD